From the genome of Diorhabda carinulata isolate Delta chromosome 2, icDioCari1.1, whole genome shotgun sequence:
attatttgttattggtttactgaatttaaacgtggtcgtacagatgGAGAAAGTTCTGGTCGttcaattgaggtggttactacagaaaatatcaaaaaagtccacaaattagttatatctaatcgtaaattgagaTACCAGAACGCAGTTTACATTATGTGCATGAACATTTCACTAcgagaaaacttttttcaaaatgagtgCCGCGTTTATtcacaatcgatcaaaaacaacaaggtgtcgatgattcagagcagtgtttggtcatgtttacagtagataaatcagattttttgcatcgatatgtgagaatgaacgaaaaatgaatccatcacttcactctgGAAACAAAaagatcatcatctgagtggactacaGCCGGCGAACCACGTTCGAAGCGTCCAAGTTAGCAGGGAAGGCTACGGCTTCGGTATTTTAGGattgtttgaatgcaaaaatcaatgAAGCATcattatactatattttttaattgactaaagtATATCGTCGTCACAATATGTCATTTAGCAATACTCTTTTAAGTCTGGTAAAAGTATTTGCACAAGGGGATCCCATTCTCCTCAGTTTATGTCTTTCTACGAGTTTTCCGTGCCAGGTCATTTCTCCATAAGTTATCCATTATCGCGGCTAATGTCTATCtctcctataatttttttttcaatcttatatttttttttaattcgaacGAACTAGGAATTATTGCTTGCAACATTTGTCCTATACGTAGAGTCTTTTCGTAATTCTGTCAGACAAATTACCTTTATCCATGGAAATACTGTGAAAGCGTATCGTCTGATGAACTCCGAATAAACTGTGTTGTACCTTCGCTTACATTTCCTTGATGTTATGCCTAATTTTTCATCTACTCATTCATTTGCTGTTGCCTTTCACACGAATTATCATAGATTCTGTTTAGTGATTTATATATAGCTTTCAATTTCTTTCTCCTCGATAAGATTGTACTTTGTCTTACTTACTTCAGATATTTTTCTACCCGTTTTACTACTTTATCGTCATTATTTCGTTCTTCGCACaatttttctctcaatttcTTATTCAAGTACCTataatacaatttcatttttgtacCCACGGTATTCGAAAATACCCTAATGTTTATATGACTTTTagattttttctcatatctttcATTTCCATTGATGATCTTTCTGCATCTAAATATCCAAtggtatttttaattaactagACTTCGAGGTTTTCATATCtacaacaattattttgatCCCACTTGatgtttcatttcatttccAGAATTTGATGAAACTAATTGCTTCAAAAGCCATTGGTATACCAAATTGGTAGTTTCTTGACAATTCACAAGGTACTTTTATTCCAGTTCATCCATTTTCCATCTTATATAGTACCTTCATCAATTTCTTTATAACAgaactacaaatattttaaatcttaaattaaaaataatcgattcaTATGTAAATAGTGATTTCACACGAACTACGCCTTCACATAACGTTGCTACcgtagtttttaataaaatttcaactccaACTTCAGAGACTTTCTCCCTTATCAACTTCCTTTCGTTAACAGCTTGCTCGTTTCTATTGACAAACGGAAATGGTATTAAAACCGACTCCTTCGCCAATATAAACGAATGAAGTCAAAATTCGATATACTACAAGGATTATATTAATGCCACCAATGAAGACGGAGTTGCCAAACGTATCCACAACTTCTATATCTATTCTATTAAGAAGTAAGTCTATAATTAATTTCGAGAGTGATAGACTAGATTCAATTTAGAAGATGCTTGTGTTGATCTAatcataacaataattaatattgatggAGAAAGTGAAATTCAACCCCATATGTGTTAACTAGGAAACTATCCAATCTCAGTTTTGTTCATAGGATTTGAAATTACTCTCCTAAGTACTGTTATGAAAATGCTGGCAAAGGGCGTTGCCAAGACGTAGGGAATTTTCAGCCTTAATAGATCCACATCGATACAATAATTAGATTGGAACtagtttcaaagaaaaacgaTTCAACCTACTCTCGTACTTTTCCAGTGAATTATAAGAATATGAGATCTGAACTTTGATGTAGAGGTCGGCATAAGTTAGCCAACGAATTTgctttaagagaaaaaaatgcagcgtcaaaatgaatttattaaaacaaattacaaaAGGGATTCGAAAAAGTGCTCGAATTGATGCCAATCTTGTTCAAGCGAAGCGGATCTATCATCGAAGGAATTCAAATTCTTCCTCAATTCCAAGTCGAAGGTCGGGAAGGCCCCACACTTGACAACGCTGaccactcaacgaatcctcgtctgcgtatccattctccaaaatgaacatcGAGGTACTTCTGCACATATAACGTTGGATGTTCGCGAGTATTGAATCGTTGCCGAATTGCCAACGTAAATTTTCAAGCGTTTCCAGATAAATTTAGCTCCTGCTcactcacacacacacacaccccagacaggtttaattcttcttcaataaaGACATGTGGATTCTGGTGGTTCCTGTACACGTTCCGAGGTACTATTAGAAAAACTCCAATCTGCGATCGAAATCATCCTCGTAAAGTGAGTGGAGAAGACGTAGACGGTAAACTCGATATAGTGTGTGCGTTTCAGTAATCGTCGTTTTGAATCGGATATTTGAAGTTTCCTGAAAGTCGCACTGCAGATTGATTCAGTTGCTTAACTGccactgtttccatatttttgttaGTTATTACAGTTACCGTTCGTCCGGAACGCGGCGCGTCGGAAACGGAGCCCCGTTTTGAAGAATTTCTTATACACACTGTTAAACGGTTTTAGtttttagtttcgtaatccgCAGATAcgacgtaacaaaaaaaaacttgaagtGTAGCttgtttcaattattcattatGAAAACGCGTCTATTTGAGAAGCACGTGTTATCATGACACAGACACAACTGTCTGAAACAAACAAGATGATTCTAGAAtcatctattttttgtttactttgtattatacaaaacaaatttcGCAATCACTTAAAATATCGACTAgtctatttattatttcagcAACCCGTTTCTCTTTTAGATATGCACTTAccttaatgttttttttttattttgatttgaattacAATAGCCGAGAATTCTAAAGGAACTGCCAGTTTCATCCCACTTTAAATTCGCCAATCATTCCGATGGATTTCCAAATCTTTCTATTTGTTTTGCCGTTTATCCTGGTTTTAAATTACAAAACGAAAACGTTTATCGGtcaatatgaaaaatgatgtcGTATAAAGTCGTTATTCCTGTTTTACAAAATCGAAACATCATTAATCATCCATTTTTCCAGCCGAAATTTGTGATAAATGCCGTTTAAAATTACGAAATGAAAATCTGTGACCgtaatttacaattttgaattacgaaattatataaatgtgaccatgttttgtttgaaagtgaaaaattcaaaCTAGTGGCCAAATAAGAACGAATCAAATtctaattttgagaaaaataatttcaggaatctttcaattttcagaCCTTCAAATATATATGCTTTTGCTGAAAAATCGTTTCGATTTTAGAACTCTTTCAATTGTATTggaacttttttaataataacttgcTTAaggtttatatcaaaatattcctaattgtggtagaaattgaaaaatgaatggaaTGAATTCCAACACACCAATAAATCGGAAAATCTTGGCATTATTTACCAACTGAATATCAAGGTGAAATGAAGATGTGAAACAGCCTAGATGTATATGATGTATGTGatctttttttcgaaatcggcacgaaagaaaaacattaatatcgatttttgaaaaataatcatatcaTTTAGCTGCATTACTACACGCGGTAATCATAACCTATTCTGGTAGCCTCAATTTAcaagtatttttgaatctgGGCGACTTCGAAAACAATGTAAAACGCTTCATGATAAAAAGTATGAATTAATTGCCTTGAACCTTAAGTAACTATTATAAGTCACTCTATCTTTATTTGGCATATCAAAAAGATAAATTGGATTTACTAAtgctttccaataatttttactttatttcatcTATGGATTTAGTGGAAATACAGTAGTACAGCCGCGGGAAACAACTACTTTCCATATAAATTGCCTAGTTTACTTAtaaaatacgaggtctggctattaaataacgagactggttacgaaaaagggtcttattataaaaattattctacattcgaatgctccccttcaatacactcccctcccctcgtcacacacctttccagacgttttttccattgatccaatcagtgctggaagtcttctttggtgagtgccatTGGGACCGGAGTTTATACTACTCAAAATCTCTATGTATCacatagagaattgtccccataggccttttgcagcaatttatagcactcaatcggattttttttcaatttaacgagaaatttgagattgatactcGCTCATGGTTTCGGCACGAGAGAAAaactcgttatttaatagccagacctcgtaattCTAAATTAGTCGAAAACGACTAGTGAAATATTGaacataaaacaataaataatgaaatgaatgaaaacagAATTTATGCTAACATATATTATTGAAGAGATTATCATAAAGATGAAACTAAATcgaatacaaaaatttttcatgagAATCCAtgcgagtgtttttaaatatcattGTTAGAAACGAAAATTCACTCGAGTTCACTTATTACTTTAATTATAGATGTGGAGAAGAAAAAGTAACGAGCTGGCATATCAATGGGGTACCATAGGTATGACTAGTATGGATGAACCCAGACCAAACTTTCGAGGAGCAATGGGCGTCGATGCAATCACAGGCAAAGTGCGACCGCAAGCTCCTAGATACCTAACCTATGTTAaggtatattatattatacaaataatatctagAAATCTTGTTTAACGTAAACATATCGAATTCATCCTTTTTCTACATTAGCGTTATTCTGGAAAATTTTTGAACTGCACTCCATCAATTTACCTTCCAAATGTTCCTCATTACCAATCCAAAGGTATCATGAATTTTCAGTTTCGACTGAATTTATGTTACATGCAGCGTCAAAATTACTACTGGATGCTTACATTCCTTGTGGGATAATACCTGTTTTCTATTTTAGTTTTAGacaatgtaattaaaaattgaatccGAACCTGTAGATTTCTTTTTTTGGATTGACTCTTCATAGTTTTTAGTTTGGATATTTTCGTTATAATTAACGAATCGTCAACAATTTCTTAATAAACTGTGTTTATAATCCCAACAGCTCTAAATATCATTCTAAAACCTCAACTCAATTCAACTTTTCGTTGGCCCATATTGcaataaaaagttaaataatcaaaacaataaactaTTTCTTATCTTATAATTAATTCAGAAATGATTTCCTTATTTTAGATGTACGTGGTATCTATACCAATAGTATTTGTATGTTTAACTGTCGCCTTTGTTATTATGTTGATGTCTTTTTGGGCTGAAGATTATgcgaaaaaaaatgaagattggAAATCTTACGTCAGCGTTCCGAGCATCATTTATTCTGTGCTTGTAATTATCATGAACGTAATTTATAGGCAGCTAGCGACGTATCTTACAGAATGGGGTgagtataacaaaaatttatcaaaaaaagtagCGTTGAAATTtcgtacattttttatatatatttttgtagcttttcacctttttgtttataaatcgtCTTCATTTTGAGTCTGTTTTAGTTACAAATTAAAAGGTgaaattattaatgttaatgcatctaaatgttcttgattttaggtctcttttattttaaaatttcgactttatcaaaatatgatattgacactgacaatttacgtatttatattaaacaataaatcaaaataagaataaaatcaaaataggaatttgttctaataagaaaaatttttcttcagtcTTTACATCTCAATATGTAGCAgtcttaatcaatcaaattatttgtagttttattagaatttacgctgtttacatagggcaGGCCTCTCAATATTCAGAAAACAGACTtaaaggtcatcaatacaataaaaaaatataattatgttaacgaaatatcaattaaacataaattcaattgtaaagaatcgaaaattcttggaacagaatctaatacacgaagaagggaatttttagaaatggttcacattcataaaaacgaaaaaaaaatgataaaaaatttgtaaatcctaataaaactacaactaatttaattgattaagaTTGTTTGCTACATATTGCGATGTAAAgactgaggaaaaattaatttttcttattataacaaattcctattttaattttattcttattttgatgtttttgatctagtgattaatataaatacgcaaattgtcagtgtcaatatcatattttgataaagtcgaaacgtcaaattttatctttcttccaaaaattattaaaaaaaaactaattttaaaataaaagagacctaaaatcaagaacatttagatccattaatatatcaaaaggtctaggaaatgagaaatttaataaaattattgatgttTCGATATATTTCGTATTAGATAAATCTTATTTCAAAGCTACTTCAAGGGTTTTCAAATTTGCTATATATTTCAAAGATCTTTTTTCCGTCGATTCCTTTTTTGCAATTTGGAATTATGTCTCTTCCTGCTTAAGATTTTGGTACATAATGTTTATGTAACAGCACATTTTACTCTTGAGGAAGTCAACGATTTCTGCATTTCAATAGGTTCCCAAAAAATTGGCTTCACCTGGAACCTAATTTTGAATAAGGTTCTTTGTTATTAGAGAACTTAAATTACATCATTAGTTTCAGCTGAAGACTTTAAACCTTCAGCTATATTTACCTCGTACAAGACTTGCGACTCGATTTTACCACTTCTTTGACTTTACCATTGTaggttaattatttatttgttgtagCCTTCCAATTGATTTGAATTCTTTAGATAAACATAAACACAACACGTACATCCATTAAGGAATCGTTACAGAGcacaattgaattgaattataagGTTCCAATATCGATAAAAATcctatgaaataataataataataatacatatccCAATTTTTTACCTTAGCTAACTTATTATTGATTCATAAGTCTAATATCCAGCGATCATCTGCTTTTTTCTCTTGACTCAACGATGTTATTTTCGTATTAAAAATTCAGCGCGAGTTAACCGAACATTCGTCACTCAACATAACAGTTTTTATAAGGAAATGTTTATGTACCATTACAATGGTTCCTGACTTTTCCCCCGTGCCATCGAGGCCGGAGCTTTTTCGTTTAAATTATGCAAGAGTTTGATTTTGAACGAAATTTATTTCGTGTAGGGAATCGACAAAGAATCCATATCGTATACAGCGTGTTTGGAAATCCgtgttttttattagtttgacGATGATCTTCAGTGTAAAAGTGTACGTGATATTGATATacgttttgaaaatttctaacgactataattattctatattcgCTACAATCTTTTGAGCTTCAAGACAATCCTTAACGGAAATAAGACTGGTAGTCTTCACCCTAATAAGATTTTCTAACAATTATCATAAACATCGTTAGACACAGTAGAAGTCCGATGAGtataaaatacaaattgcagcaatgaaattataaagaaaaccAGAACCAAGTCCATTATAAGTCACATtagttttagataaaataactaataaaacaCCAATTTGAATACTATAATCGCGGCTATAActattcaaaattagaaaaaattgattcaatacTATTTGAAGATGATGTTATATCGATGGCTAGTACCATAAACAAAACACAGAATCTAGTAATGATGGTAAGCAACAAGATGGAAAaaccaattaaataaaatgcacTGGAAAGTGTAATTTTCAATTAGttgtgaaatatattattatatataaatatatgaaggTATTGCAAACCGTCGTATAAACCACTGATATATTTCTCTTTAGACGCTATAACCCGAGctcagcagatttttggatcCCAACCCAAAACGAGATCTAGATCACAGCTTCCGAACGCCacgttcaaattcaaattttaaacatGATATACaagaatttatgatttttatcacttttttgtgcGATATTTCTTCCGtgatatatatttcttctttttcttcctctttttcaataggaccaggtcctgttcaatcctgtacgtttggccctTCTTCTGGATCTTCCcgagaagctgaactccagctgtcgtaccacctctttggtggtctgcctacaggtctgcgtgtgttcggtctctgagttttaaaccatctgtcttctggcaatctttctacgtgatccctCCAGAATCTTTTCTTCTCTTACGTAATCGATCCTTATTCGGTCCCTGAGGGTGGCTGCCTtgatggttcgcagtattttcatctctgtagttctcattattctttttgttgttgatatttatttctacacgtttaatatttgttattgagcAGTTATCAATGATTCACCCCCTAACGGATTTTGCactaaagtttaaaattaattttatggtCAAGGGCAGCAAAACCTATCAATGACGCTACTCATGACAATTAATAGTTCTAGAATGAGTGCAAACTATTGTTCTTTCCTGTTACAAATCTAAACCAATCATAGAATTTAATTACCAAAAGATTATCAACGataaattctcatattttaaggaaatcaatattttcagaaaacCACCGAACGCAGTCTCAGTACGAGAGACATCGTGtaacaaaattagttttattcgAATTCGTCAATAATTTCATGTCCCTTTTCTACATCGCCTTCATCACTAAGGACATGGAGATGCTGAGAAGTCAATTACAAACTATGCTCATTGTCAATCAAACCATCAACCATTTCCAAGAAACCGTACAACCACTAGCAATAAAATACTACATGATGAAGGTAATAATTTGAAGCTTcactttttcttcaaacatcATGTgtcaaaatcatatttatttcagGTTCACAATTTAAAAATCGGCAATATTCTTCCAAATAAAGTTGATTTCAAAGCGCCAAAGGCATGTCGAGAAGATAAAACTGTTACAGCAAAAGAAAACCCACTTTCCAATATAATAATGCCTGAAATACCCGAAGAAGATTCAAGAATCAAACAAGCGATCGACGAAAGCGATATGGATATCTACGAAGGCACTTACGATGATTATTTAGAACTCTTCATACAATTCGGATTTGTCTTTTTGTTTTCGTCGGTTTATCCTTTAGCTGCCCTTTGGGCATTACTGAATAATGTGATCGAAATACGAGCAGAcgcttttaaattttgtaaaatatttcaaagaccTACGTGTAGAAGAGTTAAAGATATTGGTGCATGGCAGGTTAGTAGATATTTACAATAGATATCgaatttcttaattttcttttattgcaGAGATCTTTCGAAATGATTGGCGCTCTTTCTATACTCACCAACTGCGGTTTGTTATACCTCAGTCCTCCTATTAGGCAATCTGCGCCTAGTTTCAGCGATATCGAATGGTTGTTGCTATTCATATTCCTCGAACACTTTTTATTGGGCATACGGTTTCTTCTGCATATTGCCATATCAGATAAACCCGAATGGGTGCGGGTAGCTTTAGCCAAGAGGAGCTACGAGTCTAAACAAGCGTTAAAATTTGAGGTAAGTCTAATTGATGGTGTTAGCACCTTATTTTATATCGGCGCTGATATGATTCcatgttattatatttattataatatatctcatTAATAAAGTGTATGAAATAAGACAATTCAATTGGTCTTTCGAAAAGAGAATCATTTCACGAACGAGTTAACATTTtgatccggctcgaaggaccataaaatggatataaaatataataaagtggAGCGTGACACTTGTTCTCCCATTGAACAGAACTCACGCTTGCGCTATTGAAATTACTCTGTAATAATAGTTGAGTTCGTAAAGtttgataaaacaatgtcaCGATCAGATGAATATGAATGAATTTCCGCCTCGAATATCCATTTTTGAAAGAGGCTAATACACATTATATGcgatcaaaaaattatcaaacgtCGATTTAttctcgaattttttaaaattctgatTGGATATAATAGAATTTTGATACACTTTTGCTATAGGATAAAGGGAAATAACCTTCCAAATGATAAATTAGGGTCGTAACGAATATCGACAGGATGACGTTTTTACATTGGAACCCTTCTCGATTCGAAAACAAGTTCGGGATGATTCACGAAATGTAGGAAATTTTTACTGTTTACGTGTGATGTATGTCGAGAAACCAAAAAATTCCATTGCATTTAAAATGAATCGAATGAAACGATTTGGAATCGCATCTATTATATAACCGAGCAATCGataaataatcgattataatcTTTCACGTCACGACGCTGacataatcgattattttcgaaacGGATGTGTacagaaaatgaaatgaaatattgacTAAAAACTGTCGAACTCGACATTTTGTGTTGTGGAATGAACTGAACACCaaataaaaaaacgttaattgataaatgaatagaaaatgtTAGTAGTCGTAATGAGCGAGTAAAAATGAGCGAGACAGcaaattattttgacttaaaATATGGGGAAAAACTAATTCAACATTATGTTAATGTCTGAAAATCCATTTGGTGGTGTATGAGGTATCAGATATGTGCAAAGTGATATTAACAtagttttttctcttattttgagtcaaaataatttgttatctCGCTCACTTTTTACTCAAGATCGTCAGCTATCTCGCTCATTACGACTACtaacattttttgtacataTATCAATAATTCAAACGTATTTCAAAAAACGTGATTTTAAAGAAATCTTTTAGggcaaaaataaaatgaaaaataatacaaaaaacgtCTCGTGACATTTTTAAACGGGATTTGTAACCAATAGATCTGAGTATGATTAGCAGACTAGGGAATCAGTCCACTTTGTAGgactttttatttttcctcTCTGGCATAAATCAAaacgttttatcaaaaaaaaaatattgagaaaaattaaattattcaaagttCGATATTTACGAAagagaattataaatttaactgACATTATTTAggtcttattattatttaccatCGATGGCTTcctcatttttaaatttttttcctgtaTTTGACTATgtgttaattattttccaatttttatgattaaatacATCTTTTTTTCTGATATGTTAGAATTTCTTGAGGtagtttaatttgtttattgtattaatgactttttaatctattaTCTAAATAccgagatgtctgtcctatgtacaCAGCGTCGCAATtattacaaggtacttgattccagtcaattgaaatatttttgtttatcaaaatatgatttaaattttaCATTCTTATATAACAGACAAATTTCCTGCCTTgtttttataaagttaaagttaaaaCTCCAAACAATAAGTATGTTTTCTAACGGAAAATTTCCACCCCATAAATTTCACCTTAAGTGATTTCTAATGGTATCCAAGTaccatttttcttgaaaatatgttcTGACATGAACAGgagtttaaataatttttcgaaatctCGCTTCAaggttttcctttttttttaaaatcgtaAATTTGCAAACGACGTATTGCATAAATGCATTTTGAGGGTCATAAATTCTGGATATTTTGAGTTACAAGAATCGTTCAACGTCGGAAATTCATAATATGCCATATTGGTAGGTGGAGTAAAGCAGAAACGAAAAGCAACAAGTATTTTGTAGTCGTGGAGCTCggttattgaatattatttcaataaccaaacagtgtattcaaaaCCAAATCGTTCTACGGGAAAATTATTGACTATTTCCATTCATACGCTAAAATTTGTGAACCAATGAAAACGAAAAGTATAAACATTAGATAAAACGC
Proteins encoded in this window:
- the LOC130903379 gene encoding anoctamin-10 isoform X1, encoding MEVIYEIDAKSVTSNLNYSDDDEDEEEQEQEEKEVKDLFLNSLWDIHEALSALRGNMRSRLLDADTAVDEMEKEIGDVEEMQLPPTYLVIQLSSDIPLSTLTWFVEKIRGKKRDGGGELFVMKQPFDPEDSLFLHVSATKIKLFEAAEEMELMKKDKAGVLREFTVQALEDFLTEDMSVDDLFTIAERQTITRHELENIRALTEDNHIPGFPEYRLYGGQSIVQVCLSKNIIKNVYPLHDDETLKKLGRSWYKTLFKKQPFDQIKNYFGESVTLYFHFLSFYTDALIVPVILGILQLFVSRETIPFFCIFNVVWVTLFLEMWRRKSNELAYQWGTIGMTSMDEPRPNFRGAMGVDAITGKVRPQAPRYLTYVKMYVVSIPIVFVCLTVAFVIMLMSFWAEDYAKKNEDWKSYVSVPSIIYSVLVIIMNVIYRQLATYLTEWENHRTQSQYERHRVTKLVLFEFVNNFMSLFYIAFITKDMEMLRSQLQTMLIVNQTINHFQETVQPLAIKYYMMKVHNLKIGNILPNKVDFKAPKACREDKTVTAKENPLSNIIMPEIPEEDSRIKQAIDESDMDIYEGTYDDYLELFIQFGFVFLFSSVYPLAALWALLNNVIEIRADAFKFCKIFQRPTCRRVKDIGAWQRSFEMIGALSILTNCGLLYLSPPIRQSAPSFSDIEWLLLFIFLEHFLLGIRFLLHIAISDKPEWVRVALAKRSYESKQALKFERSQKNQRILTRRFKTFHGPHTD
- the LOC130903379 gene encoding anoctamin-10 isoform X2, coding for MECLLKPQPIVVDISLYGVLIFGNMRSRLLDADTAVDEMEKEIGDVEEMQLPPTYLVIQLSSDIPLSTLTWFVEKIRGKKRDGGGELFVMKQPFDPEDSLFLHVSATKIKLFEAAEEMELMKKDKAGVLREFTVQALEDFLTEDMSVDDLFTIAERQTITRHELENIRALTEDNHIPGFPEYRLYGGQSIVQVCLSKNIIKNVYPLHDDETLKKLGRSWYKTLFKKQPFDQIKNYFGESVTLYFHFLSFYTDALIVPVILGILQLFVSRETIPFFCIFNVVWVTLFLEMWRRKSNELAYQWGTIGMTSMDEPRPNFRGAMGVDAITGKVRPQAPRYLTYVKMYVVSIPIVFVCLTVAFVIMLMSFWAEDYAKKNEDWKSYVSVPSIIYSVLVIIMNVIYRQLATYLTEWENHRTQSQYERHRVTKLVLFEFVNNFMSLFYIAFITKDMEMLRSQLQTMLIVNQTINHFQETVQPLAIKYYMMKVHNLKIGNILPNKVDFKAPKACREDKTVTAKENPLSNIIMPEIPEEDSRIKQAIDESDMDIYEGTYDDYLELFIQFGFVFLFSSVYPLAALWALLNNVIEIRADAFKFCKIFQRPTCRRVKDIGAWQRSFEMIGALSILTNCGLLYLSPPIRQSAPSFSDIEWLLLFIFLEHFLLGIRFLLHIAISDKPEWVRVALAKRSYESKQALKFERSQKNQRILTRRFKTFHGPHTD